TTGTCGAGACCGACCTGACCGCCGGCCTGCCCGAGGAGCTGAAGGCCAAGGCCATCGAATACACCCTGCTGGGCCGCATGGGCAAGCCGGAGGAGATCGCCGCCGCGGTCGTTTTCCTGGCCTCGGACGAGGCCGGCTTCATCACCGGCCAGGTGCTGGCTGTGGACGGCGGGCTGGCGCTGTAAGGCGTTTATTCAGGAGGAATATTCCATGGAAGCGGAGAAAAAGCTGGGCAAAGTAACGCTGGCGCCGGAGGTACTGCTCACCATCGTGGAGCAGGCCGTGCTGGAGACCGACGGCGTCACCCGCCTGTACGGCAAATGGCCCGAGAACATCGGGAAACTGCTGGGGATCCAGACGGCGAAAGAGGGCATCGCGGTACGGATAGACAACGATCAACTGGTCATT
This is a stretch of genomic DNA from Anaerolineae bacterium. It encodes these proteins:
- a CDS encoding Asp23/Gls24 family envelope stress response protein; protein product: MEAEKKLGKVTLAPEVLLTIVEQAVLETDGVTRLYGKWPENIGKLLGIQTAKEGIAVRIDNDQLVIDVHVVVRPDVQMLQLGKALQTAIARAIEELAGLVVKEVNVHIEDVELEDEPAHS
- a CDS encoding SDR family oxidoreductase, whose amino-acid sequence is VETDLTAGLPEELKAKAIEYTLLGRMGKPEEIAAAVVFLASDEAGFITGQVLAVDGGLAL